In Panacibacter ginsenosidivorans, the following proteins share a genomic window:
- a CDS encoding transglutaminase-like domain-containing protein, with protein MAIGKVHSWKKVIAQIVLLGIPTATLLFYIIWKANSFYNILQNDWVMQGSYFAAGIVAAIIFYSYRFRFLTTSLLLLGIYFLAYKIIGNYAVGEFDAFFASVKFLLFAVLFSAGWLTGYGFSRSRYYTIFWGALLLCTQIIIVSKTTDFKAQTIIGDFAPILAYSFYIIFTAELIRNMNENEKNFGWFLFKRFIGFAVVIIAILLGIFTTFNADFKAIEQEWGNAKANYDDKQGGSESMTKKNKDGSISNKDQTRLTSSLSKGKRLVFVAKLDNFFKDNKTPNPLYFTAYYYTKFDTLTQAFEIDSTMPDNDLFRPDPSKIPIYFAKTDSTVIKNTHATLNRKVVTTEVYKVLLAPDEYIAPSTAFFCQPIPVADEYKEQYKSAYRAKMWVSDLNSAYFIYNPAGNPILEQFQEQRFEALRSVKDFSGADKKLMDYYTFMPSNKDYDSLRALALRITANAKTPIDKMIAIRDYFLSKDEFGQPLFKYSDNPGIPGIPSASKLNYFLFENRKGYCAYFAGATLFMLRAIGIPSRVAAGFLTIDRSSKNPGWYWFYEDQAHAWTQVFFPGFGWIDFDTTVPDVNTQQAPQPDETPPLNMQDAYFVADGIVTSVDTVAKRIKLDVKRVLFHDKDYETDAAKNIELDVSIASISRDTGAVKLSVVKEGMHITAASYAESLKDLKANDDDSINAVLAKVPAPVPIDQIKIIDPESKKQQKEKENAQQEQPTDWIKVLWLSLAVIGGAVLLVLLTPWFIWQYFNAAARNAKDTRSKAFNSHRAVMYYMNQIGYNRTNAGPYEYATNIDKKFNTTFASFSNVYQKLKYSSLPLSTKEVENVQTFYSPFIQGIRKQVPFKTRLSKFMNIYNTIAYFTQSKNK; from the coding sequence ATGGCAATAGGAAAAGTACATAGCTGGAAAAAAGTAATAGCGCAAATTGTACTGTTGGGCATACCAACTGCTACATTGCTGTTTTATATAATATGGAAAGCCAATAGTTTTTATAACATACTGCAAAACGATTGGGTAATGCAGGGCAGCTATTTTGCTGCAGGTATTGTAGCTGCGATTATTTTTTACAGTTACCGTTTCAGGTTTCTTACAACTAGTTTGCTATTACTAGGCATTTATTTTTTGGCATATAAAATAATCGGCAACTATGCGGTGGGTGAGTTTGACGCATTCTTTGCATCGGTAAAATTTTTATTGTTTGCTGTTTTATTTTCTGCAGGCTGGTTAACAGGTTATGGGTTTTCAAGATCGAGGTACTATACTATTTTCTGGGGCGCCTTGTTATTGTGTACACAAATTATTATCGTAAGTAAGACCACAGACTTTAAAGCACAAACCATCATCGGAGATTTTGCACCTATTCTTGCTTATTCATTTTATATCATTTTTACTGCGGAGCTTATCCGCAACATGAATGAAAATGAAAAGAATTTTGGATGGTTCCTGTTTAAAAGATTTATCGGTTTTGCTGTTGTAATTATTGCCATACTGCTGGGCATCTTCACCACTTTCAATGCAGACTTTAAGGCTATAGAACAGGAATGGGGTAATGCCAAAGCCAACTATGATGATAAACAGGGCGGCAGTGAAAGCATGACGAAGAAGAACAAAGATGGCAGCATCAGTAATAAAGACCAGACAAGACTTACGAGCTCTTTAAGCAAAGGAAAAAGATTGGTGTTTGTAGCAAAGCTGGATAATTTTTTTAAAGATAACAAAACACCTAACCCATTATATTTTACAGCGTATTACTATACAAAATTTGATACCCTTACACAGGCATTTGAAATAGACAGCACTATGCCTGATAATGATCTGTTCAGGCCTGATCCATCAAAGATCCCGATCTATTTTGCAAAAACAGATTCTACTGTTATAAAGAATACACATGCAACGCTTAACAGGAAAGTAGTAACTACAGAAGTATATAAAGTGTTGCTTGCACCAGATGAATATATTGCACCATCTACTGCATTTTTTTGTCAGCCAATACCTGTTGCAGATGAATACAAAGAACAATATAAAAGCGCGTACCGTGCAAAGATGTGGGTGAGCGATCTCAACAGTGCATACTTTATTTATAACCCTGCTGGTAATCCAATACTGGAACAATTCCAGGAACAACGTTTTGAAGCATTGCGCAGTGTAAAAGATTTTTCAGGTGCAGATAAAAAGCTGATGGATTATTACACGTTCATGCCGTCGAATAAAGATTACGATAGCCTGCGTGCATTGGCATTACGTATTACAGCGAATGCAAAAACACCGATCGATAAAATGATCGCAATACGCGATTATTTTTTGAGCAAAGATGAGTTTGGCCAACCATTATTTAAGTATTCAGATAATCCTGGCATTCCCGGTATTCCAAGTGCAAGCAAACTCAATTATTTTTTGTTTGAGAACAGGAAAGGTTATTGCGCTTATTTTGCCGGCGCAACTTTATTTATGTTGCGTGCTATCGGTATTCCTTCACGTGTGGCTGCAGGCTTTCTTACGATTGACAGAAGCTCTAAAAACCCCGGCTGGTATTGGTTTTACGAAGACCAGGCCCATGCATGGACACAGGTTTTCTTTCCCGGTTTTGGCTGGATAGATTTTGACACGACTGTTCCCGATGTAAACACACAGCAGGCACCGCAACCTGATGAAACACCGCCATTAAATATGCAGGATGCCTATTTTGTGGCAGATGGAATTGTTACTTCCGTGGATACAGTTGCCAAAAGAATAAAGCTTGATGTAAAAAGGGTTTTGTTTCATGATAAAGATTATGAAACAGATGCCGCAAAAAATATTGAACTCGATGTATCGATCGCCAGCATTTCGAGAGATACGGGTGCAGTAAAATTAAGCGTTGTAAAAGAAGGCATGCATATAACAGCCGCCTCTTATGCTGAATCATTGAAAGACCTGAAAGCAAATGACGATGATAGCATAAATGCTGTTTTAGCAAAAGTGCCGGCACCTGTACCTATAGATCAAATAAAGATCATTGACCCGGAAAGCAAGAAACAGCAAAAAGAAAAAGAAAATGCGCAACAGGAACAACCAACAGACTGGATAAAAGTTTTGTGGTTATCATTAGCTGTTATTGGTGGCGCAGTATTACTTGTATTATTAACACCATGGTTTATCTGGCAATATTTTAATGCAGCTGCCCGCAACGCAAAAGATACAAGGAGTAAAGCTTTCAATAGTCATCGTGCAGTTATGTATTATATGAATCAGATCGGCTACAACAGGACAAATGCAGGGCCTTACGAATATGCAACAAACATTGATAAAAAATTCAATACAACGTTCGCATCATTCAGTAATGTCTATCAAAAATTGAAATACAGTTCTTTGCCATTATCAACAAAGGAAGTGGAGAATGTACAAACATTTTATAGCCCCTTTATACAAGGCATCAGGAAACAGGTGCCATTCAAAACACGGTTATCCAAATTCATGAACATTTATAATACTATTGCATATTTCACTCAAAGCAAAAACAAATAA
- a CDS encoding sulfatase-like hydrolase/transferase, whose amino-acid sequence MRTFQKLIRNSFCSSNYSLFFLLAAVIFFSGCNKEFKENNTSAAINATGIDDARSSKPNIVLILSDDVGYEIPTYTGGQSYITPNLDKLSHAGMQFTQCYSSPMCSPSRVMLLTGKYNFRNYTGWGALSLDQRTFANMFKTAGYNTYVAGKWQLDNGDLGVHTFGFDEYIIFNPYEDRNTSHDNSPLTIGRYKSPELYVNGAYLNPDSVIGKYCDDILVDSITSYAAKSKAQKKPFFIYYPMSLAHDPFSPTPDDPEYATWDNSPSNSDTSFFPSMINYMDKKVGQLIRRFDSMGLTKSTIFIFIGDNGTPHYIFSQYKGQTVQGGKQQTTIWGTHVPMLVYWKGHIKPNTINNNLVDFTDFLSTFADLAQTPKPTTYGQLDGVSFYNSLIDPNTKIRDWVFDHYNNDRYTDKPTYRFAQNSIYKLYDSSGLFYNIVTDPYEDTNIPVSKMTAEQLQLRNYFQSIMDSLH is encoded by the coding sequence ATGCGTACGTTCCAAAAACTCATTCGCAATTCTTTTTGCAGCAGCAATTATTCATTATTCTTTTTGCTTGCTGCGGTTATTTTCTTTTCAGGCTGTAACAAAGAATTTAAAGAAAACAATACTTCTGCTGCAATAAATGCTACAGGTATTGATGATGCACGGTCATCAAAACCAAATATCGTGTTGATACTTTCAGACGATGTTGGTTATGAAATACCAACTTACACCGGTGGTCAGTCTTACATTACACCGAACCTTGATAAGTTGTCTCATGCTGGCATGCAGTTTACTCAATGTTATTCTTCGCCCATGTGCTCACCATCAAGGGTTATGTTACTTACAGGTAAATATAATTTTCGCAATTATACGGGATGGGGCGCATTGTCGCTTGACCAGCGCACTTTTGCCAATATGTTTAAGACTGCGGGCTATAATACTTATGTAGCGGGTAAATGGCAATTAGATAATGGAGATCTTGGCGTACACACTTTTGGATTTGATGAGTATATTATTTTTAATCCTTACGAAGACAGGAATACCAGTCATGATAACAGCCCACTAACCATTGGCCGTTATAAAAGCCCTGAACTGTATGTAAACGGCGCTTACCTGAATCCTGATAGTGTGATAGGAAAATATTGCGATGATATACTTGTAGATTCCATTACGTCATATGCAGCAAAAAGTAAAGCTCAGAAAAAACCATTTTTCATTTATTATCCTATGAGCCTTGCACATGATCCATTTAGTCCAACACCAGATGATCCGGAATATGCCACATGGGATAATTCTCCTTCTAACAGCGATACGAGTTTCTTCCCTTCAATGATCAACTACATGGATAAAAAGGTGGGGCAGCTGATAAGGCGTTTCGATAGTATGGGGCTTACAAAAAGCACGATTTTTATTTTCATCGGTGATAATGGTACGCCTCATTATATTTTTTCACAGTATAAAGGTCAAACGGTGCAAGGTGGCAAACAACAAACAACAATTTGGGGCACACATGTACCAATGCTGGTGTATTGGAAAGGACACATAAAGCCTAATACGATCAATAATAATCTTGTAGATTTTACAGACTTTCTGAGCACCTTTGCAGACCTTGCGCAAACACCCAAACCCACTACCTACGGGCAATTGGATGGTGTAAGTTTTTATAACTCCCTTATTGATCCTAATACAAAAATTCGTGATTGGGTATTCGATCATTATAATAATGACCGATATACAGACAAGCCTACTTACCGTTTTGCACAGAACAGTATTTATAAACTATATGATTCATCGGGGTTGTTTTATAATATCGTTACCGATCCTTATGAAGACACGAATATTCCTGTTAGTAAGATGACGGCGGAACAATTGCAATTAAGAAATTACTTTCAATCAATCATGGATTCTTTGCATTAA
- a CDS encoding LuxR C-terminal-related transcriptional regulator yields the protein MKPKTFDKEFNKMFTWFTNETSEPGLLKLELDLYKKLWSFFLAGDSYYFVLNHHSLDFDFVSSSVENVLGYAPTEFTFEFINEKLHPDDQPWFVSLGYKVIEFLSLLSLEKLMKYKLRYDVRYRKKNGEYARMLYQGVIIEHDETGRLLRTLGINTDITYLKKEGKPVLSFIGMDGEPSYINIDLQNTFLESREDFTAREKEVLKLLIEGKLSKQISSILNISKQTVDTHRKNMLHKKKLSNTGELVGKAIMYGWI from the coding sequence ATGAAGCCCAAAACTTTTGATAAAGAATTCAATAAAATGTTTACATGGTTTACAAATGAAACAAGTGAACCCGGGTTACTGAAGCTGGAACTTGACTTATATAAAAAACTTTGGAGTTTTTTTCTTGCCGGAGATTCATATTATTTTGTGCTTAATCATCATAGCCTTGATTTTGATTTTGTGAGCAGCAGCGTTGAAAATGTTTTGGGGTACGCCCCAACTGAATTTACTTTTGAATTTATAAATGAAAAGCTGCATCCTGATGACCAACCATGGTTTGTTTCTTTGGGGTATAAAGTAATAGAGTTTCTTTCACTGCTGTCATTAGAAAAGTTGATGAAGTATAAATTGAGGTATGATGTTCGTTATAGAAAAAAAAATGGCGAGTATGCACGAATGCTTTACCAGGGAGTTATAATTGAACATGATGAAACAGGAAGGCTATTAAGAACGCTGGGAATAAATACCGATATTACATATCTTAAAAAAGAAGGAAAGCCTGTGCTGTCCTTTATTGGTATGGATGGCGAGCCATCTTATATAAATATAGATTTACAAAATACTTTTCTTGAAAGCAGGGAAGATTTTACTGCAAGGGAAAAAGAAGTGCTTAAACTTTTAATTGAAGGCAAATTAAGCAAACAAATAAGCAGCATTTTAAACATCAGTAAACAAACTGTTGACACACACCGCAAGAATATGCTGCATAAAAAGAAACTGAGTAATACGGGTGAACTTGTAGGTAAAGCAATTATGTATGGGTGGATATGA
- a CDS encoding DUF58 domain-containing protein, which translates to MMGRLFKNIRGFAQPAVFFIPFTFYFVLFTVAIVLANIWLGTKLHVPDGSFTDIFKLLLKAGTWFIIIIICVALLSAFVSFLIFLVKKKKNAIRVSIKTVAAGNSNDPVQKIHISISPVLKPFLGFIKLRLHYDQSLYSEKFILAEEDQKKIFSTRFAGDYKWQLPEIKEYHVEKLIVYFEDFFQFFSFTVALPVQDRFHTHPFAPPVKDIQLSPRKTEDTATRIEELKKVEGEYLNYKNFENNDDVRRIVWKIYAKNKELVVRIPEVLDPYASHAYLYPSFYNSFDIAGNSVAEIFFLNYYKTVLWGIYQQLGKQGYALRFIQDQQTAYGSFNDEQQATRYAITTSKWQQDKDLKVFVNNKDASIIIISSLCNADDVQSILDAQSGGTVFVLVKLSKSLQHSYFVNMIKWLFVQQEKNEIEVYKSKWRLSLLRPKIMANEKKIEAILAKYSKTIVI; encoded by the coding sequence ATGATGGGAAGACTATTCAAAAATATCCGTGGCTTTGCCCAACCAGCCGTTTTCTTTATACCATTTACATTCTATTTTGTTTTGTTTACGGTGGCAATTGTACTTGCCAATATATGGCTGGGAACAAAGCTTCACGTGCCTGACGGTTCTTTTACAGATATATTCAAGCTATTGTTGAAAGCAGGCACCTGGTTTATCATTATTATCATTTGCGTTGCATTGCTCTCTGCTTTTGTCTCCTTTCTTATATTTCTTGTCAAAAAGAAAAAGAATGCCATAAGGGTTTCAATAAAAACGGTTGCGGCCGGCAACAGCAACGACCCGGTTCAAAAGATACATATTTCTATATCCCCTGTTTTAAAACCATTTCTCGGTTTCATTAAACTGCGTCTGCATTATGATCAATCGCTTTATTCTGAAAAATTTATACTGGCAGAAGAAGATCAGAAAAAAATATTCAGTACACGTTTTGCAGGCGATTATAAATGGCAGTTACCTGAAATAAAAGAATACCACGTAGAAAAACTGATCGTTTATTTTGAAGATTTTTTCCAGTTTTTTTCTTTTACGGTTGCATTACCGGTTCAGGATCGTTTTCACACACATCCTTTTGCACCACCTGTAAAGGACATACAGCTTTCGCCACGCAAAACAGAAGATACTGCTACAAGGATAGAAGAATTAAAAAAAGTTGAAGGCGAATATTTGAATTATAAAAATTTCGAGAATAATGATGATGTGCGCCGCATAGTGTGGAAAATTTATGCAAAAAATAAAGAACTGGTGGTTCGTATACCCGAAGTGCTTGATCCCTACGCATCGCATGCTTATCTCTATCCTTCTTTTTATAACAGCTTTGATATTGCAGGTAATTCAGTTGCTGAAATATTTTTTCTTAATTATTATAAAACAGTATTGTGGGGTATTTACCAGCAACTAGGCAAACAGGGCTATGCATTGCGTTTTATACAGGATCAGCAAACAGCTTATGGTAGTTTCAATGATGAGCAGCAGGCAACCCGATATGCTATTACTACCAGCAAATGGCAACAGGATAAAGACCTGAAAGTATTTGTAAATAATAAAGATGCTTCAATTATTATTATTTCTTCTTTGTGTAACGCAGATGACGTACAATCGATACTCGATGCACAATCCGGCGGTACAGTGTTTGTGTTGGTAAAGCTTAGCAAAAGTTTGCAGCATTCTTATTTTGTGAACATGATAAAATGGTTGTTTGTGCAGCAGGAAAAAAATGAGATAGAAGTATATAAATCAAAATGGCGTTTATCATTGCTTCGGCCAAAGATCATGGCAAATGAGAAGAAGATAGAAGCAATACTTGCAAAATACAGTAAGACAATAGTGATATAA
- a CDS encoding VOC family protein — translation MNAKALNLSPMLETKDLQATMHFYTEVLGFNCDTFSEEWGWAHFSKDKIAIMFSRPNEERNIPEPIMSGSLYIEVDDVDSVWDELKYTAKVCYPLENFEYGMREFGVFDNNGYLLQFGEVINKNITVDED, via the coding sequence ATGAATGCAAAAGCACTGAACCTCTCTCCTATGCTGGAGACAAAAGACCTGCAGGCTACCATGCATTTTTATACAGAAGTGCTGGGTTTTAATTGTGACACATTCAGCGAAGAATGGGGCTGGGCACACTTTTCAAAGGACAAAATAGCTATCATGTTCAGCAGGCCAAATGAAGAAAGAAATATTCCGGAACCTATTATGAGCGGCTCTTTATATATAGAAGTGGATGATGTGGACAGTGTTTGGGATGAACTAAAATATACAGCCAAAGTTTGCTACCCACTCGAAAATTTCGAATATGGCATGCGGGAGTTTGGCGTGTTTGACAACAACGGTTATCTGCTTCAGTTTGGTGAAGTGATCAATAAAAATATTACGGTGGATGAAGATTAA
- a CDS encoding class I SAM-dependent methyltransferase: MSNIITYSQCPVCRSNHISYILDVEDYTVSHEIFPIWHCYNCSCRFTQQIPDINGIGRYYQSDTYISHSDTKQGLVNRLYHTVRNYTLKAKRRLIEKQSGKKKGILLDVGAGTGAFANEMHEEGWKVIGLEPDKTAKENALKNYSLQLGDMNAIFSFKPETVDVITMWHVLEHVHQLHEYIDAFQQILKKDGTLIIAVPNYTSYDAKKYDIHWAAYDVPRHLYHFSPKALNALVKQHGFTIAGYKPMWFDSFYVSMLSEQYKTGKNNLLSAFWNGLRSNIRTMNNVKRCSSVIYIIKKS, encoded by the coding sequence ATGAGCAATATCATCACTTATAGTCAATGCCCGGTCTGCAGGAGTAACCATATATCTTATATTTTGGATGTAGAAGACTATACGGTTAGTCATGAGATTTTTCCTATCTGGCATTGCTATAACTGTTCCTGCAGGTTTACACAACAGATACCCGATATTAACGGAATAGGCCGCTATTACCAGTCCGATACTTATATTTCTCATTCTGATACGAAACAGGGTTTGGTAAACAGGTTATACCATACGGTGCGCAATTACACCCTTAAAGCAAAACGCAGGCTTATAGAAAAACAAAGTGGAAAGAAAAAAGGGATATTGCTGGATGTAGGAGCAGGCACCGGTGCCTTTGCCAATGAAATGCATGAAGAGGGCTGGAAAGTGATAGGTCTTGAGCCAGATAAAACTGCAAAAGAAAATGCCTTAAAGAATTATAGCCTGCAGCTCGGAGATATGAATGCTATCTTTTCTTTTAAACCGGAAACTGTTGATGTAATTACCATGTGGCATGTGCTGGAGCATGTGCACCAGTTGCATGAGTACATTGATGCTTTTCAACAGATCCTGAAAAAAGACGGTACACTTATTATTGCTGTACCTAATTATACCAGCTATGATGCCAAAAAATATGATATACACTGGGCAGCCTATGATGTGCCAAGGCATTTGTATCATTTCTCACCAAAGGCATTGAATGCATTGGTAAAGCAACATGGGTTTACAATTGCAGGGTACAAACCCATGTGGTTCGATAGTTTTTATGTAAGCATGCTGAGTGAACAATATAAAACAGGAAAGAATAATTTATTGAGTGCTTTTTGGAATGGCTTACGCTCCAACATAAGGACCATGAATAACGTGAAACGATGCAGCTCGGTTATTTATATTATTAAGAAAAGCTAA
- a CDS encoding nuclear transport factor 2 family protein, with protein sequence MTTQEIAGRLVELCRKGEFNTAQSELFSKDAVSVEPYSTPDFEKETKGLDAIKAKGEKWMSMVEKTHSMEVSDPLIAANSFACTMHMHVTMKEHGEMDMKELCVYTVKDGKIIKEEFFM encoded by the coding sequence ATGACAACACAGGAAATTGCTGGCCGGCTTGTAGAACTTTGCCGTAAAGGTGAATTTAACACAGCACAGTCTGAACTGTTTTCAAAAGATGCTGTAAGCGTTGAACCATATTCAACACCAGACTTTGAAAAAGAAACAAAAGGCCTTGATGCTATTAAAGCAAAAGGAGAAAAGTGGATGAGTATGGTAGAAAAAACGCACAGCATGGAAGTTTCCGATCCATTGATTGCTGCTAATTCATTTGCGTGTACCATGCATATGCATGTAACGATGAAAGAACATGGAGAAATGGATATGAAAGAACTTTGTGTGTACACAGTAAAAGATGGAAAGATTATAAAAGAAGAATTTTTTATGTAA
- a CDS encoding AAA family ATPase has translation MEQEIQLEQALNNIQRLIENIEKVIRGKRAQIQFILTALLAKGHILMEDNPGTGKTVMAKTLAQSISAKEDHHGVNFKRIQFTPDLLPMDLIGSHIFDDVQKEFIFKKGPLFCNVLLADEINRASPKVQSALLECMAENQITMGDITYKLENLFFTIATQNPIEMEGTYPLPAAQLDRFFIKIIFGYVDEATELDIYKDYLGIQNNLDHIEQVLSMDEILFLQKETEKVFMHEEIIAAVRNIVWGTRKHSDITLGASTRSGITFLKCLKAFALVNGRSFVTEDDIKILTHPVLDHRLIYRNKDAKQKALAGILDNELARLSKLNINN, from the coding sequence ATGGAGCAGGAAATACAGTTGGAACAGGCATTAAACAATATTCAACGGCTCATAGAAAATATCGAGAAAGTGATTCGTGGCAAAAGAGCACAAATACAATTTATATTAACAGCCTTGCTAGCAAAGGGCCACATATTGATGGAAGACAATCCGGGTACCGGCAAAACGGTAATGGCAAAAACGCTGGCGCAAAGTATTTCCGCCAAAGAAGATCATCATGGTGTTAATTTCAAACGCATCCAGTTTACACCAGACCTGTTGCCAATGGATCTTATCGGCTCGCATATTTTTGATGATGTTCAAAAAGAATTCATCTTTAAAAAAGGCCCGTTGTTTTGTAATGTATTGCTGGCAGATGAAATAAACCGTGCTTCTCCGAAAGTGCAATCTGCATTGCTGGAATGTATGGCAGAAAACCAGATCACCATGGGAGACATTACGTACAAACTCGAAAACCTTTTTTTCACTATTGCTACACAGAACCCGATCGAAATGGAAGGAACCTATCCATTACCTGCAGCGCAACTGGATCGTTTCTTTATAAAAATAATTTTCGGTTACGTGGATGAAGCGACAGAGCTTGATATCTATAAAGATTATCTCGGCATACAAAACAACCTCGACCATATTGAACAGGTGCTGAGCATGGATGAAATTCTTTTCCTGCAAAAAGAAACTGAAAAAGTTTTTATGCACGAAGAGATCATTGCAGCTGTTCGCAATATTGTATGGGGCACACGTAAACACAGCGACATAACATTGGGTGCATCTACACGCAGTGGTATTACTTTCTTAAAATGTTTAAAAGCATTTGCGTTGGTCAACGGCAGAAGTTTTGTTACAGAAGATGATATAAAGATCTTAACGCATCCTGTGCTGGATCATCGTTTGATATACAGGAATAAAGATGCCAAGCAAAAAGCACTGGCAGGTATTTTAGATAATGAATTAGCAAGGTTAAGCAAGCTGAATATTAATAATTAA
- a CDS encoding Dabb family protein, with protein sequence MKPILVCLTLAMLASTTTFAQKNMEKTKVLRHVVLFKFKDDAAAADVQKVEDAFKQLKPKIDLIKDFEFGKNNSPENLNQGFTHCFFVTFASEKDRDDYLVHPAHKAFVEILKPYLDKALVIDYWARD encoded by the coding sequence ATGAAACCAATCCTTGTTTGCCTTACACTTGCAATGCTTGCCTCAACAACAACATTTGCTCAGAAAAATATGGAAAAGACAAAAGTATTAAGACACGTTGTGCTCTTTAAATTTAAAGACGATGCGGCTGCTGCAGATGTGCAGAAAGTAGAAGATGCATTTAAACAACTAAAACCAAAGATTGATCTTATCAAAGATTTTGAATTTGGTAAGAACAACAGTCCTGAAAATTTAAACCAGGGTTTTACGCATTGTTTCTTTGTAACATTTGCCAGTGAAAAAGACCGCGATGATTATTTGGTGCATCCTGCTCACAAAGCGTTTGTAGAAATACTGAAGCCTTATCTTGATAAAGCACTTGTTATAGATTACTGGGCAAGAGATTAA
- a CDS encoding vanadium-dependent haloperoxidase yields the protein MNIANYWVDQGDGIGYTPAGHDMSLVTEVIEQTGTNLLKAAEAYAKAGIAERDASIICFRSKYKYTLIRPVSYIRKVIDTTWSPFIVTPPHPEYPAAHAVVTGSVMQAASGVLGYQTGFTDHTYDFRGWAPRSFTTLFDAAEEAGVSRLYGGIHYHISIHTGLNMAKVIGTRIGELKMSK from the coding sequence ATGAACATTGCAAACTATTGGGTAGACCAGGGCGATGGAATTGGCTATACACCAGCTGGACATGATATGTCTTTAGTAACAGAAGTAATTGAACAAACCGGTACTAATCTTTTAAAAGCTGCCGAAGCTTATGCAAAAGCAGGTATTGCAGAAAGAGATGCTTCTATTATTTGTTTCAGATCAAAATATAAATACACACTTATAAGGCCTGTATCTTATATCAGGAAAGTAATAGATACAACATGGTCTCCATTTATTGTTACACCACCGCATCCTGAATATCCCGCGGCACATGCTGTGGTTACAGGCTCTGTAATGCAAGCTGCTTCAGGTGTATTAGGTTATCAAACAGGTTTTACGGATCACACTTATGATTTCAGAGGATGGGCGCCAAGAAGTTTTACAACATTATTTGATGCTGCAGAAGAAGCCGGTGTTTCAAGATTATACGGCGGCATTCACTATCATATTTCAATTCATACAGGGTTAAACATGGCTAAGGTTATTGGTACGAGAATAGGCGAACTGAAAATGAGTAAATAA